A stretch of Lathyrus oleraceus cultivar Zhongwan6 chromosome 6, CAAS_Psat_ZW6_1.0, whole genome shotgun sequence DNA encodes these proteins:
- the LOC127093028 gene encoding uncharacterized protein LOC127093028, which produces MVAEAWFLKMGNQVSANFKQALVLESCSSSKKHVPKKHVNKKVVETIGILSFEVANVMSKTIHLYKSLSDSEITKLRNEILSSEGVRKLVSSEEGYLLELVKGEKLDELNRVAGVVSRLGKKCSVPALQGFEHVYGDIASGVIDVKELGFLVKHMEGMVRKMDRYVSATRGLYSKMGVLNELEQTVKKFRNDNRNEESIRGFEQRLVWQKQDVRHLKEISLWNQSFDKVVELLARTVCTLYARICMIFSESTEKKYSLGFGNFEGSPLVRNECRSASGLINVDVNLEKLKRNISKKNGFHLNSIGRNGCSRTHIDVKRGELAYVQLEDFGFPCGTSPGRLFMECLSLSSSVSAFDDFDDVVIDREDQYSCLSSSQSPIGIGSIVKKKEQLCSTVGPNSGSSVIYAPPSTLGGCALALHYANIIIVIEKLLSFPHLIGEEARDDLYKMLPTSLRLSLKAKLKIYVKDLAIYDAPLAHEWKATLDGILRWLSPLAHNMMKWQSERNFEQREIVSRTNVLLFQTLYFADKCKTEEAICELLLGMNYICRYEQQQNALLGCASSFNFEDIMKWKLQRGTSLLD; this is translated from the coding sequence ATGGTTGCTGAAGCTTGGTTTTTGAAGATGGGTAACCAGGTAAGTGCAAATTTCAAACAAGCCCTTGTTTTAGAATCTTGTTCTAGTAGTAAAAAACATGTTCCTAAAAAGCATGTTAATAAGAAAGTGGTAGAAACCATAGGGATTCTTTCTTTTGAAGTAGCTAATGTAATGTCCAAAACTATTCACCTTTATAAATCATTGTCTGATTCTGAGATCACAAAGCTGAGGAATGAGATCTTGAGCTCAGAGGGTGTTAGGAAATTGGTTTCATCTGAAGAGGGTTATTTACTTGAGCTTGTTAAAGGTGAGAAGCTTGATGAGTTGAACCGTGTTGCTGGTGTGGTTTCTAGGTTAGGGAAGAAGTGTTCTGTGCCTGCTTTGCAAGGGTTTGAGCATGTGTATGGTGATATTGCTAGTGGTGTTATAGATGTGAAGGAGTTAGGGTTCTTAGTTAAGCATATGGAGGGAATGGTGAGGAAAATGGATAGGTATGTGAGTGCTACTAGGGGGTTGTATAGTAAAATGGGGGTGTTGAATGAATTGGAGCAAACTGTGAAGAAGTTTCGGAATGATAACCGGAATGAGGAGAGTATAAGGGGTTTTGAGCAGAGACTCGTTTGGCAGAAGCAAGATGTGAGGCATCTCAAAGAGATTTCGCTATGGAATCAGAGTTTTGATAAGGTTGTTGAGTTGTTGGCTAGGACGGTTTGTACCTTGTATGCTAGAATCTGTATGATCTTCAGCGAATCTACGGAGAAGAAGTATAGTCTCGGGTTTGGTAATTTTGAAGGTTCGCCACTCGTGCGAAATGAATGTAGATCCGCGTCCGGTTTGATTAATGTTGATGTGAATTTGGAGAAGTTGAAACGTAATATTAGCAAGAAAAATGGTTTTCATTTGAATTCAATCGGGAGAAACGGTTGCAGTAGAACTCATATAGATGTAAAGAGAGGTGAGTTAGCTTATGTTCAACTTGAAGATTTTGGCTTTCCTTGTGGAACAAGTCCTGGGAGACTTTTCATGGAATGTCTCAGTTTAAGTAGCTCAGTTTCAGCGTTCGATGATTTTGACGACGTTGTTATCGACCGTGAGGATCAATACAGTTGTTTGTCAAGCTCTCAAAGTCCTATTGGGATTGGGAGTATTGTCAAGAAAAAGGAGCAATTGTGCTCAACCGTCGGTCCGAACAGTGGATCATCTGTTATTTATGCTCCTCCTTCTACTCTTGGAGGCTGTGCTCTAGCATTGCATTATGCGAATATCATTATTGTTATTGAGAAATTACTTAGCTTTCCGCATTTAATCGGCGAGGAAGCTAGAGATGATCTATATAAGATGCTGCCAACTAGCTTAAGGTTATCTTTGAAGGCCAAACTTAAGATCTATGTCAAGGATTTGGCCATATATGATGCCCCTCTTGCACATGAATGGAAGGCGACTCTTGACGGGATACTTCGGTGGCTTTCTCCGCTTGCTCATAATATGATGAAATGGCAAAGTGAGAGGAATTTCGAGCAACGCGAAATAGTTAGCCGGACGAACGTGCTGCTATTTCAGACATTGTATTTTGCTGATAAGTGTAAGACGGAGGAAGCTATATGCGAACTTCTTCTAGGAATGAATTACATATGTCGCTATGAACAACAACAGAACGCGTTACTTGGTTGTGCAAGCAGTTTCAATTTTGAAGATATAATGAAATGGAAATTGCAGCGCGGTACTTCGTTACTTGATTGA